The genomic window CTATATATCCAGCAAACATTTCATATCGAGAGCGATAGCAGCTGATAGCCAAACCAGTGAATTGTCGAGTTGATCGCGGTTCATCAACCGAGACGTGTCCGCGTCGGGAAGGTCGAGCGGCTGTCGATCTGCCTTCTGCACCCAGCTGGGAACGGTGATTCGACAGCCGTTGATGACCAATATATATGAAATTGAGGTAGTATCTGGATTTGACAATTTAGTCGGATGGAGTCGGATGCCGAACTGTTACCCCACGGTCTGATAATGGACGTGCCTTTCGCTACGAAGCGACGAATTTGCTGGGAATCGACGTCTGATAAAAGTCGAACATATCTATTCTATGCGTCTTTCTGCGATGTCCACGGTTTTGGGATCGATATCAGGCTACCACACTGTCACCGGTGTTTTCTGATCTTTGCGTCTAGACTGCTTAGCAAGTTCGACAGTTAAAATGCTCCATCCAACCGAATGACCGTTGATGAAACGACTGTTTTTCGGAAGAATGGAACACTGAATAAACGCAGGGTCCGTATCGATTTCCGGATATATATGGTTTCAACGAGAAGTCCGGAAATGAGTTGTCTGCCGTAACGGCTTTCCGCTCGAAAAGCCGTCAGTAGTTCCCCTGAAGTGTTACTGGACTCTCTATACTGCCTCCGCGTGCTACAGCCACGTATTCTAGCACTTGTGTCTCATTATTTCGTCTAGTTTACGCTCACTCGGTTACTTCGTCGGAGCATTCGCTCCAAGGGCATATTCATCGGGGTAAATCTGGTATGCAAGCGGATTAAGTTCGTACTTTTCTACGTAGTTCTTCGAAGCTCCGATCGTGTCGATATAGAACGATATCGCGTACGGGCCTTCGTCTCGAACCAGCGTCTGGGCCTCGTTCATGTACTGTTGTTTTTGCTCTCGGTCGGTCTCTGCGATCGCATTGTCGACGAGATCATCGAACTCTTGGTTCGTCCAATCGGATTCGCTGTTCCAGTTGCCTTCGGAGTGCAGCATCAGCTTCATGAAGTTCGCCCCGCTGATGCGCATTCCGTATGCACCGACGTAGAACGGGGATTTTCTCCACACGGTAGCACTCCAGGTGTCGTATCCCATCGTTTCGAGTTCGAACTCGATGCCGACTTCCTCGAGCTGCTCCTGCATCAACACAGCCGTACCCCGCATGTGCGGGATATTACTGGCTGTCTGCAGCGTCAGGTCGAACTCCTCCGTCAGGTTGATGCCATCGGGATATCCTGCTTCGGCGAGAAGTTCTCTTGCCTTCTCGAGGTCTTGCTCAGGTGGATCGATATCGGCATGAAAGTCGTACGCGGGGGAGAGAAGATTATCCTGTCCCACCACTCCGAGTCCATCTTGGACCGCGCTTAGAATTGCTTCACGGTCAATAGCGTGTTTTACGGCTTTTCTCACACGAGGGTCGGACCACGGTTCAACGCTCGTGTTCATGACGAAGTTCGCGATCTCTCCCCCTGGCGTCCTATGGGCGTTTGCGTCGCTGAGGTTCTGGAGCTGCCCCCATTGACCGTACCCAGGTTGCCAGATGATGTCGACGTCTTCTCCTCGGAGCGCGTTGACCTGATTACTTTTCTCAGGGATCGTTATTTGACTGATTCTATCGACGTACGGGAGTGGTTCCCCGTCGTCACCGGTCCTGTAATAGTCGTCGTACGCGACCCCGACAAGTTCGTCACCGGGGGCGAACTCCTCCAACGTGAAGGCACCTGACCCATGCTCCTCCGTTCCGAGTGCCTGCCGCTTTTCGGGATCAGTGACGATGTCCTCTGGAACGATCGACCCCCATCCCTTGGAAACGAGTTTGGCGAAGTCAGAGTTACTCCCGCCGAGAATGAACCTGACAGTGGTTTCATCGACGGCTTCGACCTGTTGAATGTCGCCCATCGTTCCCATTCCTGGGCTCCCAACATCCTCATCGTACACCGTTTCGAACGTCGCTTTCACATCCGAAGCGGTGACCTTGCTCCCGTCGTGGAACGTTGCATCCCGCAACGAGAACGTCCACTCATCGGACGCGTCATTCGATGACCAGTCTGCGGCCAAATCGCCGTATGGTTCGAGATCGGGGCTGACACGGGTCAGGGTGGAATAAAACAGCTTCACTCCCCAACGTTGTGGGAACTTCGAGGACATCATTACCGGGTTTATCGTCGAAGTTTCCGGCGTGATGGCTATCCTGAGATGGCCTCCACGCAGATTGTTAGAACTCGATCCGGACTCTGACCCAGAGGCAGATCCCTCTCCCGAACCTGAGTCATCGCCCGACGAGCCTCCTTGGTTGGAGTCACCCGTGCAACCGGCGAGCCCAGTCACAGCACCTACACCGATCAGTCCCAAATAGTGACGCCGTTCAAGGGTACTACCTGGACGGTTTGCTACTTCTTGGCGCATTGCAAGCCAACGACTAACACACACCATAATAAACATTTCGACTGGCGTGGTTCTGGCAATGAGAATTTAAATAGATGCTTATAGAATCATTCTTTGTTATATCTGAGTAGAGCAGGACTTTGCTGAGAACCTGGTCCGCAGCAGCGCTCCAATCCCAGTCAGTAATTTCGAGTGGTATCAACAATCGCTACCCTACCCTCCCGAAGCGTGTCTGAGGGAGTCATTGCGGTCTAAATGGGGAGTTCCAAGTACGTGTCGTATCCCAGATTCAGCAATGTGGCCCCTCATGCACAGAAACAATTGTCCCTCGTCTTACTCCACCACGAGTTTTTCTCAGTCAATTTAGGGGAGATCTCTGGCTACACCACTAAGATTTGCAATATACAAATAACGGAGTGGTGGGTGAGCATGCGAAGGTGAAATTCCGGTCATGACTCGGTGTTCAATGCGATCTCAATATCAAGCCCATATGTAGTCTAATTAATGAGTTTGGAGAATATCCCGCCCCCGATTACAAACCTATGGTTGTAATGGATAGGTAGATTCAGCTTTCAAACGGGCGTTCGTTTGGCTTGGGGTGAATAAACAGATCGAAACTTGTTTGCTATTTACAAATGTATCAGTTTACTGATTTTGAAGCGTAGTGATATTCACACTGATGATGTTGGCGGCTTCCAGAACTTTATCACTCAATTCAGCATGAAGGTTGTCGAACGTAAACCGGCTTTTCGGGCCGGAGATACTGATAGCCCCGTAGAGTCCTTTATCATTCTCAATTGGCGCACCGACAGCGCGGGTTCCTATGATCTCTTCTTGATCATTGATAGCGTACCCCTGCTCTCGAATAGTTTCGAACTCTGCAAACAGTTCTTCCGGGTCGGTAATTGTATTTTCGTTCATCGACGGTAATCCGTGTTCTTCAATGATTTCCCTTGCCTCTTCGGGGGGTAAATGCGCTAGATACGCCTTTCCAGTCGAACCCCAGTGTAGATAGTCATGCCGTTTGAGTTTCATCTCGTTGAAATCTTTCGAGATGCCCCGCTCACCCTTTGATTTGTGTAGAAACACTCCACGGCCGTGTTCACAGGTCATCAGATGTGCGAATTCCCCCGTCTCCTCGGCGAGATTCTCGGTGACCTCTTTACCAGCACGGTACACTACGTTGTTGTCTATGACGTGTCTCCCTTTGTTCAAAAACTTCATACCCAACTCATATTGTCCATCTTTTTTGACAACGTATCCCTCGTTGGCCAGCGTCGCCAAGTGATTGTAGGCACCACCCGGTGAGACACTTAATGACTCGGCGACCTCTGTGACGGTAGCACCGTTGTTCTCTTCGAGAACGTCGATGACTTTACAGGTGGTTTCTACCGTACTCAATGTTCGGGGTGCGCTGTCCTTCATGCGTTGTCCAGTAGACTATCCGGAGATACATAATATTTTGCAGTACACAAACGACTCTGGGAATTCAAACTAATCACGTACGGTGACTCAGTCTGGTGATCGGACAAAACTGGTAGTACTGACATCATCATATGAACGTTGAGTCGCAGTGTCGGGCCCTGTAGCTCAAAATCGCGGATCGTTTCGCTAAGAGGTTCTCAATCGGGGATTTCGTTTTCACTGTTGTAGCCTGTCAGCGACATCAGTTCATACCCCGTTCGTACGCTCTGTGATATCATGTTCGACTGTTACTCGATCTGAGCTGATTCCTGATGTCGAAAACCAGTAACATACTACTGTTACAGTAGATTTATGGTTCCGGTCTCGGATGACATCGCTATGCAGACCAGTAGTCAGCGATTCGATGCCATAGTCGTTGGTGTCGGAGGCATCGGTAGCGCAGCCGTCTACCATCTGGCTCAACGGGGCCTCGATGTCCTGGGGTTAGACCAGTACAATATCCCCAACTCGATAGGGTCCTCACACGGCGATTCCAGACTGATCCGCTTGACGAATCACGAAGATCCCGAGTATGTCCCTCACGTCCGCCGTTCGCTAACCCTGTGGGAATCACTGGAGAACCAGTACGGCGAACAGCTTCTCCATCGGACGGGAACAGTCGACGCTGGGCCTCCCGATAGCGACACGGTCCAAGGGGCTATCAAAGCCTGCAAGGAGTACGATCTCTCGTACGAACACCTCTCGTCACAGGAATTGTCAGAAAAATTCCCCGGCTTCGAACTCCCTGAGGACTTCGAGGCGGTTTATCAACCTGATGGGGGGTTCATCAACCCCACTAAGTGTGTTCAGGCACACGTCGAACTCGCACAGGAACACGGTGCCGTCACGCACGCCCACGAGACAGTGGAAGATTGGAATTCGACGGCAGACGGTGTCACTGTCGAGACCGACAGGGCCACCTACGAGGCCGACAACCTCGTCATCACGGCCGGTGCGTGGACCCAGTTACTCGTCGATGAGTTGGAAGAAACCTTGACTCCCTGGCGTGTCATCGTAGGCGGGTTTCAACCCGCCGACAGAGAGCAGTTCACTCCGAAGAACTTCCCCGTGTTCTCTATCAATGATGGAAGTCAGGGATATTATGGTGGCCCCGACGCGGGAACGTCCGGATTCAAGTTCGGGCTCGTGGACAACTTGGAGGAAGTAGCAAACCCAGGTGACTTCGATCCTCGTCCAACAGAAAAAGAACGAGAACGACTCCGGACCGAACTCCTCGAAAACGCACAGAGGTACTTCCCCGAGGGTGCAAGAACGATAAAACGGTTGAAGACGTGTATGGTAACCCACACACCCGACCAAGACTTCATCGTTGACCACCTCCCGTCGGATCCCAACGTCATCGTTGGTGCCGGGTTCTCCGGTAAGGGGTTCAAGTTCAGTAGCCTCATGGGAGAACTCCTAGCTGACCTTGTGACTCACCAAGAGTCCGCCGTCGACGTCGAACTGTTCGATATCAGCCGGTTTCAGCGGGTGACCCGGTGATATTCCACTGATATCGGCCTCGAGGCCTCCCGGGGCGCTCGGTCAGAGCTGCCTGTGTGATAATCGTCAGAGGGGGGTTCCCGGTCGATACGAAGTACAGCTTCGTAGGCCCCGTACTGACTGATATCGAGGACTGTTGATCGTAAGGGAATACCAGGCAGGATACCGCTGGCGATCTCAACACCAGTCGTTTCTCGAACCAATGGGAGTTCCATTTCCACCATCTGAGTGTCCATTACTGTCCATAGTAGTCTCCGTACTGTCCCCGTGAACTCATGTTTGTGAGGAATAGAATCGACAAGCGATGCAACGATTACCCACTTCCGCGGTGAATATCCCTGGAGAGGACCGATGCAGTTGGACCCGGGTGTCGAGTGACAATTTACCAAGGTTATATCTATTTCAAATGCTCAGTGAGTCTGTGATAGCACTCAACTACGCAAGGACGGCCGACTCAAGAAACCTAGTAATATTCGACGAACAATTCGTAGCGATACGGCGGAGTCACTATACGATGTCGTTTGACGGAGTCATCTCTTCGGGTTCTAAGTGGCACGAGATCTGGTGTTTGGGATTGTCGGAGTCGACAGTTTCGAGCTTTGGATGATCCCGCTCACAGACATCACCGATCTTCTGTGGACACCGAGTTTGGAAGGGACATCCCGACGGTGGATTTCGTGCGCTCGGAACATCGCCTTCGAGATAGATCTGCTCCCTCTCTATGGAGGAATCTGTCGACGGAATATTCGACAGCAGCGCCCGCGTGTATGGGTGGTACGGTGGTTCGAATATCGACTCCGTCGACCCTGTTTCCACGAAGTTCCCAAGGTACATGACCGCGGTTCTATCACTGATGTAGTTGACCACACTGAAATCGTGACTTATGAGCAGATACGAGGTCCCGTACTCCTCTTGGAGACTCGTGAGGAGATTGAGTATGCTTGCCTGAACGCTGACGTCGAGTGCTGACACCGGCTCGTCGAGTACAACGAATGAAGGATTGACCGAGAAGGCACGGGCGATCGCGACACGCTGTTTTTCACCCCCGGAGAGGTCACGTGGATAGCGATCCGCATAGCTCGGCTGTAGTCCGACCTGCGTCAGGAGTTCGGCCACGCGCTCACGTTGTTCGTCCTCGGACTGGTCGGTGAACATCTCAAGCGGCCGCTTGATAGCTTGTCCGACCGTATGTTTTGGGTTAAGACTCGAATGAGGGTTCTGGAACACGATCTGACACTCCGAGCGGAACTCTTTCCAGTCTTGGTCATCCATCGAATCGAATTGTTGGCCTCTGAAATAGATCTCCCCGTCTGTGGCTGGAAGGAGGTCCAACAGAACCGACCCGAGTGTACTTTTCCCACATCCGGATTCGCCAACCACCCCCAGGGTCTCCGATTCATTGATGTGCAGATTCACGCCGTCAACGGCTTTCACTGGTGGTTCACCGCCGAACACGCGATCCAGTAGGGATGTCTCGCCGAAGTACTTCTGTACATTCCGAGCCTCAATGAGGGTAGAGTCTTTTGACTCGGCGGTGCGTTGAATCTTCTGGCTATCTGCTTGAATTGGATTTTCCAACGCGTGTTCCCATCGTTTGCACCGAGTGAGGTGTTCTGGGTCGTCATTGACAGGCACCTTCTCCACAGGGGTATCTCTACACTCGTCTGTCGCAAACTCACACCGTTCGGCGAACACACACCCGTTTGGAATCCTTCTCAAATCGCCAATCTGCCCAGGAATCGGCTTCAAACGCCGGTCGTCTCCCTGCGGAAGTGACGCGAGCAATCCTTGCGTATATGGGTTCGCCGGCGAACTAAATACGCTCTCAGTCGTCCCCATCTCCATAATTTCACCGGCGTACATGATACCGACTCTATCCGAGATCTGATTAATGACCCCGAGGTTGTGGGTGATGAGTAAGACGCTCGTGTCCCACTCCTCGATGAGTTCGTCGATAAGGTCCAGAATCGTTGCTTGCGTAGTAACGTCCAGACCGGTCGTCGGTTCGTCTAGGATGAGAAGCCGTGGCTGGCACGCCAACGCAATAGCCAGTATGACACGCTGTTGTTGACCACCTGAGAGTTCGTGTGGATACTGGGAAGCATTCGTTTCTGGATCGGGAAGGTTGACCTCCTGAAGCACCTCGTAAGTCTGTTCCATCGCTTCTGAGCGTGTCACGTCGCGATGCGTACGAACGACTTCCGCTATCTGTTCACCTACCGTCATACTCGGGTTCAGCGCCGTGTTCGGATCCTGAGGGACGTGGGCGATTTCATTCCCGCGGAGCTCCTTGAGCTCCGCCGATGAAAGTTCGAGAATCGACTGGCCCTCGTAGTTAATTGAGCCACTCGTGATTTGGCCATTATCCCCGAGATACCGCAGGATTGCGAGCGCTAACGTACTTTTGCCGCTCCCGCTTTCCCCTGCGATACCGAGAGTCTCCCCGGGTTCGATGTGGAGAGATACATCCCGGACTGCTTTGACCGAACTGTCTCCCGTCAGATACTCAACAGACAAATCAGTTACCGATAGCACTGATTGGTCATCTTGATCGGTATGTGCTTCACTGACAGACCTCATTCCTACGCATTCTGTATTCAGCCCCATACAAGTAAGTTTCGCACAGAAGGGTCGGCTCCGACAACGATGGACGTCCAGATCCATCCTTCGATGGTACCACGACCCTGCTTGAGCCCTAGGTGTACAGCATCGGAGAGTACCACTGTGGCAAGCACTTCAATATCAGAACGCATCTCGTCATCACGTGAGATCGGAACTTAGGAGAGTTGCGCCTCAACGACAGATGTGTGTCGCCGAGATCTCGTCATGGTCGAGGGAATCACAGTAAGGGAAAAATATAAGCCTGTGTAGTAAGGTTGAGTTTCTGTAGCATGTCCGCGTTTAGCGCATATCTGGTCAAGAGAATGGGATATATCGGGGTCACACTCCTGTTGATCTCCCTGATAATATTCTCCATCACCCAACTGCTTCCAGGCAACGCAGCAGTCATGATCTTAGGAAAACAGGCGACCGAGGAGAGTATTACTGCAATCGAACAACAGCTCGGGTTGAACCGTGTTTGGTACGTCCAATACTTCGATTGGTTAGTCGGTTTCGTAACGGGTGACTGGGGAACCAGTTTCTCGAACCGTCAGGCCGTTTCGGAACTCATCTTCCCCCGACTTATCCGGTCGGCCCAGCTCGCCCTGATTACATCGGTCTTGGTGACGATAACAGCCATACCGTTGGGTGTGCTCGCAGCAATTAAACAGGACTCGATCTGGGATCTCTTGGCTAGCGCGGGTGGCTATATCGGAGTCAGTTTACCCGAATTCGTCATTGGAACGGCATTCATTGCGCTGTTCACGGGTCCGATCTTCCAGATCCTTCCGTTCGGAGGATACGAACCAATGAGTGCTGGAATGATAACGTGGGCGAAGCACCTGATACTGCCGAGTGTAACGCTGTCAATAATCCTTACCGCACACGTGATGCGGTTGACCCGATCAGAGCTTGTCGAAGTCCTGCGAAAAGACTACGTCCGGACAGCACGACTCAAGGGACTGGATGAGTCGAAAGTCATCTCCAGACATGCTCTTCGAAACGGACTTCTACCGACGATTACCTTGCTCACGTTGAACGTCGGGTATCTCTTGGGGAGCATCGTCGTTGTCGAGGAGGTGTTCACCTTCCCGGGACTCGGACGTCTCCTTGTACGGTCGATTCAAGCGAGGGACCTTCCAGTAATTCAGGTGACCGTCATGCTGTTGGCTATCGTGTACGCGTTCGCGAATCTCACAGCAGACTTGCTGTACACGTACCTGGACCCGCGGATCGAATACGGTGAGAAACAATAATGGCAACTGAAGAATCCACAACGGAGTCAGTCCGGATTTCTGAGCCCGTGAAGAGTAGAGTTTCGAGCGTCGTTCTGGGGCTCCTCTCGACGAGAAAGGGCTTCGTCAGCGTGTGTCTCCTTGCACCGGTTCTCGTGTTGAGCCTCGCTGCTCCGATCATCGCACCTTACGATCCGACGGCCACCCATGCCGCCGATGCATTTGCGGGACCGGGTGGACAGTACCTTCTCGGGACCGACAATTATGGACGTGACCTGTTGTCACGAGTGCTTTACGGGGGGCGTGCGAGTATCCTCATCGGCCTTTGCTCGACAGCGTTTGGCCTAACCTTCGGAGTTCCGATCGGCATCCTTTCAGGATACATCGGAAGCCGCTTCGACGAGATAATGATGCGCCTGATGGACACCCTGCTAAGCATCCCGTCGCTGTTACTGGCATTGCTCGTCGTGACAGTTCTCGGGTCCGGGATTGTGAACACGATCATTGCGATTGGAGTCGTGTTCACCCCCGGTATCGCCCGCATCACACGGAGTAGTACGTTGTCCGTGAAAAACGAGGAGTACATCACGGCGGCCGAAGCTCGTGGCGAACCAATCCATCGGATCGCGTTCCGCGAGATACTGCCGAATGTTAGTTCGCCGATCCTAGTTGAGGCGTCAATCCGTGTCGGCTTCGGTATCCTCATCGGGACTTCACTCTCGTTCCTTGGACTCGGTACTCAACCACCGTATCCGGATTGGGGCTATATGATTTCGATCTCACGCAGCCATCTGCACTCCTCGATCTGGTTCATGTTCTGGCCGAGCTTGGCACTTGGTATCTCGATCATGGGGTTCAATCTGATGGGGGATGCGCTCCGCGACGAGATGGATTCGCAGTATCACTCGGACGGCTGAACGCTCGGAAATTCTCTCTATCCTCTCTTTTGGGGAGGATCGGTCACAAGGTGTCGACACGCGTTTCGTGTACCGAGACACAGTACTATCGGGGAGATTCGCGGCCTTTTTCGCAACCAGACGAGAGCCGTTGAGACGGTTTATGAATTCGGTCGGCCGCGCTCGTCACCAAAATATGTAGTCAGTTGGAGCGACACGGGCACGACCCATGGTCGAACCGGTACGAATAAGTCGAACAGTCGTCGTGTTGAAGGCATGAGGTTCGGAGTCCTGAGTACGGCGAATATCGGAGTAAAGAATCTGATTCCAGCGATTAGCAGAACTGACCACGAAGTCGTCGCGATTGGCTCACGGAGCCGATCAAAAGCTCAAGAGGTGGCCAAAGAGTTCCAAATCGAGGACGTCTATGGATCGTATGAGTCGTTGCTTGTCGAAAGCGATGTTGACGCAGTATACAATCCACTGCCGAACGGCCTCCACGCGGAGTGGACGAAGCGAGCTGTGGATAACGGACGGCACGTCCTCTGTGAAAAGCCATTGACAGCGGATGCCGATGAAGCCGAGGACCTCCGTTCGTACGTTGATTCGACCGATCGCCTCGTGATGGAGGGACTCATGTACGCATACCACCCACGAACGGAACGCGCCCTTGAACTGATCGAAGAACGGTTGACCGGAGTCAGTTCCGTCACTGCTCGGTTTTCGTTTCAGCTGAAAGGAACGGACGACATCCGACTTGACGGCGACCTCGCAGGCGGGAGTATGATGGATATCGGTTACTATCCCGTTGATCTCGTGCGAACAGTGCTCGGAGTTCCGGAGGCGGTCTACGGATCGTTGGTTGATGCTCGCGACTGTGGGACTGATACGAACATGAAAGCGGTGTTTGAATACGAGTCGGACGTCACGGCGCAGATCTCATCCAGTTTCGAGTCGCCGCTTACCCAGTTTTACCGCGTCGAAGCGAGGAACGGATGGATCGAAGTCGAGAATGCCTTCGATACGCCCAAGGAACTTGAGGCGACTATCCGAGGCGAAATTGACGGCCAACCCGTCTCGGAAACATTTGACCCCACTGACCAGTACGCGAGAGAAGTCACTCACTTCGGGAACTGTGTCGACGAGAATCGAACGCCTCGAACGGACATTTCGAGAGCAATCGAGAACATGAACCTGGTCGATAGTATCAGGAGGAGTGACACGCGAGAAGAACGTGTACCTGTGAAGTGAGAGCCGATCGATCGGATTGTCGGAGCTAAACAACCTATTCTTTCGGTCGGTGTGCCGGACACGGGCGTACTCACCTTTTTCGATAGCCGAATCCGGCCTCATCTGTCTCGTGGAACGAACTCGGCCAGCGATTCAGTTGCTTGTACTGCACGTTCTCCGATTCTCCGTGGTATCCCTGCAATGTATTCTCTTGTACCTTTTGTGTATGACAAAAGGTGTATTACTTCTGTATGTTTGTAATGGTAAGGTACGACCCCCGACATCAGTGTGAATTTGGTTCACGAGATCCGATCCTCCATGGTGAGTCTAAGGAAGAGAACTATATTACTAGTATACTCGGTAGAAATTTGTTGGCTGCAAATACAATAACGAATAATTAATACCCTTATCGCATATCAGAAATTTGTACTACCCGTAGTTATAAAATGGCTGGTGGAGATCGACAACTATGTCGCGAGTAAATAGCTACGACGTTGTTGTGATCGGGGCGGGCTCAATCGGCTGTAGTACTGCGGACCACCTCGCGGACGACAATGATGTCCTAGTGCTCGAAAAAGGGCAGCTTGATGAGAGTGCTTCGGCGAACGCGAGCGCATTTATTTCCGACTGGTGGTATTTCCTTGAGGGTGAGTACATCCCGGGGGTTACGGAGAAGATCCGAGAGTACTTCCACGGGTTGGAGACAACAAGCGACTTCGAGTTCCACGACCAGCCCTTCATCAGTCTGGTCGACGAAGGCGAGAGGGACAGTCCCAAAACAGAAAAAATGCGGGAGAACGCGGAGAAGATACCCGGAATAAC from Halobaculum magnesiiphilum includes these protein-coding regions:
- a CDS encoding ABC transporter substrate-binding protein, whose amino-acid sequence is MMSSKFPQRWGVKLFYSTLTRVSPDLEPYGDLAADWSSNDASDEWTFSLRDATFHDGSKVTASDVKATFETVYDEDVGSPGMGTMGDIQQVEAVDETTVRFILGGSNSDFAKLVSKGWGSIVPEDIVTDPEKRQALGTEEHGSGAFTLEEFAPGDELVGVAYDDYYRTGDDGEPLPYVDRISQITIPEKSNQVNALRGEDVDIIWQPGYGQWGQLQNLSDANAHRTPGGEIANFVMNTSVEPWSDPRVRKAVKHAIDREAILSAVQDGLGVVGQDNLLSPAYDFHADIDPPEQDLEKARELLAEAGYPDGINLTEEFDLTLQTASNIPHMRGTAVLMQEQLEEVGIEFELETMGYDTWSATVWRKSPFYVGAYGMRISGANFMKLMLHSEGNWNSESDWTNQEFDDLVDNAIAETDREQKQQYMNEAQTLVRDEGPYAISFYIDTIGASKNYVEKYELNPLAYQIYPDEYALGANAPTK
- a CDS encoding IclR family transcriptional regulator, producing the protein MKDSAPRTLSTVETTCKVIDVLEENNGATVTEVAESLSVSPGGAYNHLATLANEGYVVKKDGQYELGMKFLNKGRHVIDNNVVYRAGKEVTENLAEETGEFAHLMTCEHGRGVFLHKSKGERGISKDFNEMKLKRHDYLHWGSTGKAYLAHLPPEEAREIIEEHGLPSMNENTITDPEELFAEFETIREQGYAINDQEEIIGTRAVGAPIENDKGLYGAISISGPKSRFTFDNLHAELSDKVLEAANIISVNITTLQNQ
- the solA gene encoding N-methyl-L-tryptophan oxidase codes for the protein MQTSSQRFDAIVVGVGGIGSAAVYHLAQRGLDVLGLDQYNIPNSIGSSHGDSRLIRLTNHEDPEYVPHVRRSLTLWESLENQYGEQLLHRTGTVDAGPPDSDTVQGAIKACKEYDLSYEHLSSQELSEKFPGFELPEDFEAVYQPDGGFINPTKCVQAHVELAQEHGAVTHAHETVEDWNSTADGVTVETDRATYEADNLVITAGAWTQLLVDELEETLTPWRVIVGGFQPADREQFTPKNFPVFSINDGSQGYYGGPDAGTSGFKFGLVDNLEEVANPGDFDPRPTEKERERLRTELLENAQRYFPEGARTIKRLKTCMVTHTPDQDFIVDHLPSDPNVIVGAGFSGKGFKFSSLMGELLADLVTHQESAVDVELFDISRFQRVTR
- a CDS encoding ABC transporter ATP-binding protein, with translation MRSVSEAHTDQDDQSVLSVTDLSVEYLTGDSSVKAVRDVSLHIEPGETLGIAGESGSGKSTLALAILRYLGDNGQITSGSINYEGQSILELSSAELKELRGNEIAHVPQDPNTALNPSMTVGEQIAEVVRTHRDVTRSEAMEQTYEVLQEVNLPDPETNASQYPHELSGGQQQRVILAIALACQPRLLILDEPTTGLDVTTQATILDLIDELIEEWDTSVLLITHNLGVINQISDRVGIMYAGEIMEMGTTESVFSSPANPYTQGLLASLPQGDDRRLKPIPGQIGDLRRIPNGCVFAERCEFATDECRDTPVEKVPVNDDPEHLTRCKRWEHALENPIQADSQKIQRTAESKDSTLIEARNVQKYFGETSLLDRVFGGEPPVKAVDGVNLHINESETLGVVGESGCGKSTLGSVLLDLLPATDGEIYFRGQQFDSMDDQDWKEFRSECQIVFQNPHSSLNPKHTVGQAIKRPLEMFTDQSEDEQRERVAELLTQVGLQPSYADRYPRDLSGGEKQRVAIARAFSVNPSFVVLDEPVSALDVSVQASILNLLTSLQEEYGTSYLLISHDFSVVNYISDRTAVMYLGNFVETGSTESIFEPPYHPYTRALLSNIPSTDSSIEREQIYLEGDVPSARNPPSGCPFQTRCPQKIGDVCERDHPKLETVDSDNPKHQISCHLEPEEMTPSNDIV
- a CDS encoding ABC transporter permease, which produces MSAFSAYLVKRMGYIGVTLLLISLIIFSITQLLPGNAAVMILGKQATEESITAIEQQLGLNRVWYVQYFDWLVGFVTGDWGTSFSNRQAVSELIFPRLIRSAQLALITSVLVTITAIPLGVLAAIKQDSIWDLLASAGGYIGVSLPEFVIGTAFIALFTGPIFQILPFGGYEPMSAGMITWAKHLILPSVTLSIILTAHVMRLTRSELVEVLRKDYVRTARLKGLDESKVISRHALRNGLLPTITLLTLNVGYLLGSIVVVEEVFTFPGLGRLLVRSIQARDLPVIQVTVMLLAIVYAFANLTADLLYTYLDPRIEYGEKQ
- a CDS encoding ABC transporter permease; translation: MATEESTTESVRISEPVKSRVSSVVLGLLSTRKGFVSVCLLAPVLVLSLAAPIIAPYDPTATHAADAFAGPGGQYLLGTDNYGRDLLSRVLYGGRASILIGLCSTAFGLTFGVPIGILSGYIGSRFDEIMMRLMDTLLSIPSLLLALLVVTVLGSGIVNTIIAIGVVFTPGIARITRSSTLSVKNEEYITAAEARGEPIHRIAFREILPNVSSPILVEASIRVGFGILIGTSLSFLGLGTQPPYPDWGYMISISRSHLHSSIWFMFWPSLALGISIMGFNLMGDALRDEMDSQYHSDG
- a CDS encoding Gfo/Idh/MocA family protein — protein: MRFGVLSTANIGVKNLIPAISRTDHEVVAIGSRSRSKAQEVAKEFQIEDVYGSYESLLVESDVDAVYNPLPNGLHAEWTKRAVDNGRHVLCEKPLTADADEAEDLRSYVDSTDRLVMEGLMYAYHPRTERALELIEERLTGVSSVTARFSFQLKGTDDIRLDGDLAGGSMMDIGYYPVDLVRTVLGVPEAVYGSLVDARDCGTDTNMKAVFEYESDVTAQISSSFESPLTQFYRVEARNGWIEVENAFDTPKELEATIRGEIDGQPVSETFDPTDQYAREVTHFGNCVDENRTPRTDISRAIENMNLVDSIRRSDTREERVPVK